One Pseudodesulfovibrio cashew DNA window includes the following coding sequences:
- a CDS encoding hybrid sensor histidine kinase/response regulator gives MRIPAKYTLTFGFSGLIIILAALIILSSTLSSKAVLARHARTIMANIASYTIDKSQSHLDPARKAARLTLGLSQHNIVSNNDISSMVAYFYEQLYLYPQFSGIYFGSSNGEFVMASRYNQLSKGGYFTKIIRKQEGKRTVEKIFKTSNDRFIRREFDPGDTYDPRTRPWFRKAVNSNALIWTDPYIFFTSKKPGITTANPVYDAEGRFVGVIGVDIEIDKLSTFISKLNVSEHGRAFILSRSGDLIAHADVDKLKHHGDDEKIRLTKIDELDDTVAREALRSLNKPHGNLSLTEPVFTSFTLEGEKYNAMFAPFVESQWPWIIGIYMPEDDYLGAIKKNSLLNILIAVFAVGIALSAGLMVARKLNTARETAESAGLAKSQFLARMSHEIRTPLNAILGAGELLAETKLDSEQRRLVAINQSAGEHLRDLVSAVLDISKIEAGRYRLEITPFDLYAVTEKACRVFTLAAREKGIDLKWTIEPGTPERLMGDPTVFRQILVNLLGNAVKFTHEGAVRLSVNTLERRTYADAPDEVVLECQVEDTGIGVTEDQMSVIFERFTQADGSTSRKYGGSGLGLSISRNLARLMGGELTASSRPGKGSAFRFTAPFTVDDSAESTQDNNGTEQASSSPVQPRRVLLVEDDERNRLLFSMFLMDIPHTLETAESGEEALKRHFSEPFDLIFMDIEMPGMDGYQTTEAIRAREAKEGLPPVPVVAVTAHALLEAEEQCARSGCTGYLPKPLSKEALRQAVDDYLKG, from the coding sequence ATGCGCATACCCGCCAAATATACTCTCACCTTCGGATTCTCCGGCCTGATCATCATCCTGGCCGCGCTAATAATCCTCTCCTCCACCCTCTCCTCCAAGGCCGTGCTGGCGCGGCATGCGCGCACGATCATGGCCAACATCGCCTCCTACACCATCGACAAGTCCCAAAGCCACCTGGACCCGGCGCGCAAGGCCGCCCGCCTGACCCTCGGGCTCTCCCAGCACAACATCGTCTCCAATAACGACATCAGTTCCATGGTGGCCTACTTCTACGAGCAACTCTATCTCTACCCGCAGTTTTCCGGCATCTACTTCGGCAGCTCCAACGGCGAGTTCGTCATGGCCTCCCGCTACAACCAACTCAGCAAGGGGGGCTACTTCACCAAGATCATCCGCAAGCAGGAAGGCAAGCGGACCGTGGAGAAGATCTTCAAGACAAGCAACGACCGGTTCATACGGCGTGAATTCGACCCGGGCGACACCTACGACCCGCGCACCCGCCCCTGGTTCCGCAAGGCAGTGAACAGCAACGCCCTCATCTGGACCGACCCGTACATATTCTTTACCTCCAAAAAGCCCGGAATCACCACGGCCAACCCAGTATATGACGCCGAAGGCCGCTTTGTGGGCGTCATCGGCGTCGACATCGAGATAGACAAGCTCTCCACCTTCATCTCCAAGCTCAATGTCAGCGAACACGGACGCGCCTTCATCCTCAGCAGGTCAGGCGATCTCATCGCCCACGCCGACGTCGACAAGCTGAAGCACCACGGCGACGACGAGAAGATACGCCTGACAAAGATCGACGAACTGGATGACACCGTCGCCCGGGAGGCGTTGCGCTCATTGAATAAGCCCCACGGCAACCTGAGCCTGACCGAACCGGTCTTCACCTCCTTCACCCTGGAGGGCGAAAAATACAACGCCATGTTCGCACCCTTTGTCGAGTCCCAGTGGCCCTGGATCATCGGCATCTACATGCCTGAGGACGACTATCTCGGAGCCATCAAGAAGAACAGCCTGCTGAATATCCTCATCGCCGTGTTCGCCGTGGGAATCGCCCTGTCCGCCGGACTGATGGTGGCCCGCAAGCTGAACACGGCCCGCGAGACTGCCGAGTCGGCGGGGCTGGCCAAATCCCAGTTCCTGGCACGCATGAGCCACGAGATACGCACCCCCCTCAACGCCATCCTCGGCGCCGGGGAACTGCTCGCCGAGACAAAGCTGGACTCGGAGCAACGACGCCTGGTCGCCATAAACCAGTCTGCTGGAGAACACCTTCGCGACCTCGTCAGCGCAGTACTCGACATCTCCAAGATCGAAGCCGGGCGCTACCGCCTGGAGATCACCCCCTTCGACCTCTACGCCGTTACGGAAAAGGCCTGCCGAGTATTCACCCTGGCCGCACGGGAAAAGGGTATCGACCTGAAATGGACAATCGAACCGGGAACTCCCGAACGCCTCATGGGCGACCCTACCGTTTTCCGCCAAATCCTGGTCAACCTGCTGGGCAACGCCGTCAAATTCACCCATGAGGGAGCGGTGCGCCTTTCCGTGAACACCCTGGAGCGAAGGACCTATGCCGACGCCCCGGACGAGGTGGTACTGGAGTGCCAAGTCGAGGACACGGGCATCGGCGTCACCGAAGACCAGATGTCCGTGATCTTTGAGCGCTTCACCCAGGCGGACGGCTCCACCTCGCGCAAGTACGGCGGGTCGGGCCTCGGCCTGTCCATCAGCCGGAACCTGGCCAGGCTCATGGGTGGTGAATTGACCGCGTCCAGCCGACCCGGCAAGGGTAGCGCCTTCCGTTTCACCGCGCCGTTCACCGTGGATGATAGCGCCGAGTCGACCCAGGACAACAACGGAACGGAGCAGGCGTCTTCCTCCCCCGTCCAGCCCAGACGAGTCCTGCTGGTCGAGGATGACGAGCGTAACCGGCTGCTCTTCTCCATGTTCCTCATGGACATCCCGCACACCCTGGAGACGGCGGAGTCAGGCGAAGAAGCGTTGAAACGGCACTTTTCCGAACCCTTTGACCTGATCTTCATGGATATCGAGATGCCCGGCATGGACGGCTACCAGACCACCGAGGCCATCCGGGCCCGCGAGGCAAAGGAAGGACTGCCGCCCGTCCCCGTGGTGGCGGTCACGGCCCACGCCCTCCTGGAGGCCGAGGAACAGTGCGCCAGGAGCGGCTGCACCGGCTATCTGCCCAAACCCTTGTCCAAAGAGGCGCTACGGCAGGCCGTGGACGACTACCTCAAGGGATAG
- the queD gene encoding 6-carboxytetrahydropterin synthase QueD has product MAGKWRLTITRDFSASHQLRNYGGKCENMHGHNFGVEVAVEGDKLDDKVHYLMDFKELKRHTDSVLDRLDHKHLNEVECFTEANPSSENIARFIYRELKGMLPENVRLVEVSVSEKASSKATYWEE; this is encoded by the coding sequence ATGGCAGGAAAATGGCGTCTGACCATCACCCGGGACTTCTCGGCCTCGCACCAGCTGCGCAACTACGGCGGCAAGTGCGAGAACATGCACGGCCACAACTTCGGCGTCGAAGTGGCGGTTGAAGGCGACAAGCTGGACGACAAGGTCCACTATCTGATGGACTTCAAGGAGCTCAAGCGCCACACCGACTCGGTGCTGGACAGGCTGGATCACAAACACCTCAACGAGGTGGAATGTTTCACCGAGGCCAACCCGTCCTCGGAAAACATCGCCCGGTTCATCTATCGCGAACTCAAGGGGATGCTCCCGGAAAACGTCCGCCTCGTTGAAGTCTCGGTATCTGAAAAGGCCTCCTCCAAGGCGACATATTGGGAAGAATGA
- a CDS encoding PEP-CTERM sorting domain-containing protein, with amino-acid sequence MKRAIIAILFIASIFLVARPNNAKAFTLPPATDPGLTHTYGDFYSYSLPILEEFYGSEYAVKSSAGQIKDAIVIATGATGQDISTNDGDMDDPYQTPGGESGGPEFETAIAPDPDPDLGANENLTTWDSTLASLTAYLDGQAPIFFFNNNQENSGDAVNQSLWVWAQIILWSSEGLANPIYFELTSTTRDGAGDENGDPYAFAANIYSDPSYVPEKYDPLDPDAGTDYVLSGGAVCLDAAYSTVNCGSAEAVYGPFNHNLGENEAAYAVIAPELNDFLFAWERGDYQEYDTFSMDLKMTELNAGYEQAFILPGTVQSAVPEPSTWLLLGLGMLALPFARRFIS; translated from the coding sequence ATGAAGAGAGCAATCATAGCCATTCTTTTTATTGCCAGCATATTCCTCGTTGCCCGCCCCAATAACGCTAAGGCATTCACCCTGCCTCCTGCAACGGATCCGGGCCTCACCCATACTTATGGCGACTTCTACTCGTACTCCCTTCCCATCCTCGAGGAGTTCTATGGATCTGAGTATGCCGTAAAGTCCTCCGCCGGACAGATCAAGGACGCCATCGTCATCGCCACAGGTGCTACGGGACAGGACATCAGCACCAACGACGGCGACATGGATGATCCCTATCAGACCCCTGGCGGCGAAAGCGGCGGCCCCGAATTCGAGACCGCTATCGCCCCTGATCCGGACCCCGACCTGGGGGCGAATGAAAACTTGACCACCTGGGACTCCACCTTGGCGAGCCTCACTGCATATCTCGATGGACAGGCGCCGATATTCTTCTTCAACAACAACCAGGAGAACAGTGGCGACGCAGTCAACCAGAGCCTTTGGGTCTGGGCCCAAATCATTCTCTGGAGTTCCGAAGGATTGGCCAATCCCATCTACTTCGAATTGACCAGCACCACGCGGGACGGCGCCGGTGATGAGAACGGCGATCCCTACGCCTTCGCCGCCAACATCTACAGTGATCCTTCCTACGTTCCGGAAAAGTACGATCCGCTCGATCCGGATGCAGGCACCGATTATGTTCTCTCCGGCGGCGCCGTCTGTCTGGATGCCGCCTACTCGACCGTCAATTGCGGCAGCGCGGAAGCCGTGTATGGACCTTTCAACCACAACCTGGGTGAAAACGAAGCTGCCTATGCGGTCATAGCGCCCGAACTGAATGATTTCCTGTTCGCTTGGGAACGGGGCGATTACCAGGAGTACGACACGTTCTCCATGGACCTCAAGATGACCGAGCTGAACGCCGGTTACGAACAGGCCTTCATCCTGCCCGGCACCGTGCAGAGCGCCGTGCCCGAGCCCTCCACCTGGCTGCTCCTGGGCCTCGGCATGCTGGCCCTGCCCTTTGCCCGCCGGTTCATCAGCTGA
- a CDS encoding SLC13 family permease yields the protein MELNGDILGYLWQRLPLLLLFGGGYLVYQIMAVTRLTDAFVCWALRKSGGRPALLLLYVIGTAAALSSFIPNAITVLTMLPLLKRLDNTFRENGGRGMTTVLMCAAIYGAAIGGFGSMIGSPANAILFGALDLFEVAGREQITFFNWFLWSLPLAAMLVLVAWGVAAGLGLPASARGKAVHLECLTGGGGTTGRQRYAGTLFWVYMGFWILEAVAQEAIPGFALLAPWVCVAFTVLFLFFVFIRRAPTSPAGIGPLLRPIDLLSSLPRRGFIFLLGLAVLIGLAQWLGMDKRLAVLAHETLQSDMPGLALFFLLVLAVIFLTEVLSNTTVVAAFYPIAYYAAQGHGMDPLPLMVGISLASTCAFMTPVATPTSALAFGEMRGASLRIMLGLGVVLNLAAAVLITGWLAWILPRVY from the coding sequence GTGGAGCTGAACGGCGATATTCTTGGCTACCTCTGGCAGCGTTTGCCGCTGCTCCTGCTTTTTGGCGGCGGGTATCTGGTCTACCAGATCATGGCCGTGACGCGGCTGACCGACGCCTTTGTCTGCTGGGCGCTGCGCAAGAGCGGGGGACGGCCCGCGCTGTTGCTGCTGTATGTCATCGGCACGGCGGCGGCGCTGTCGTCGTTCATCCCCAACGCCATTACGGTGTTGACGATGCTGCCCCTGCTCAAGCGGCTGGACAATACGTTCCGGGAGAACGGGGGCCGGGGCATGACCACGGTGCTCATGTGCGCGGCCATCTACGGTGCGGCCATCGGCGGGTTCGGGTCCATGATCGGGTCGCCCGCCAACGCCATCCTGTTCGGCGCGCTCGACCTGTTCGAGGTGGCGGGGCGGGAGCAGATCACCTTTTTCAACTGGTTCCTCTGGTCGTTGCCCCTGGCCGCCATGCTGGTGCTGGTCGCGTGGGGGGTGGCCGCAGGGCTCGGGCTGCCCGCCTCGGCAAGAGGCAAGGCCGTACACCTGGAGTGCCTGACCGGAGGCGGCGGGACCACGGGCCGCCAGCGATACGCGGGCACGCTCTTCTGGGTGTACATGGGGTTCTGGATACTGGAGGCCGTGGCCCAGGAGGCCATACCGGGGTTCGCGCTCCTGGCTCCGTGGGTCTGCGTCGCGTTTACCGTCCTTTTCCTTTTTTTCGTCTTCATCCGCCGGGCTCCGACCTCGCCAGCCGGGATTGGCCCGCTGCTTCGACCCATCGACCTGCTCTCTTCCCTGCCGCGCCGCGGATTCATCTTCCTGCTGGGGCTGGCCGTGCTCATCGGTCTGGCCCAGTGGCTCGGGATGGACAAGCGGTTGGCGGTTCTTGCCCATGAGACGCTCCAGAGCGATATGCCGGGACTCGCGCTGTTCTTCCTGCTCGTCCTGGCTGTCATCTTCCTCACCGAAGTCCTGTCCAACACCACGGTGGTGGCCGCTTTCTACCCCATCGCCTACTACGCGGCGCAAGGGCACGGCATGGACCCGCTTCCGCTCATGGTCGGGATAAGCCTTGCCTCAACCTGCGCCTTCATGACTCCGGTGGCCACCCCGACCAGCGCCCTGGCGTTCGGGGAGATGCGCGGGGCATCGCTACGGATCATGCTCGGGCTCGGCGTGGTTTTGAATCTGGCCGCCGCCGTCCTCATCACCGGATGGCTTGCCTGGATTCTGCCCCGAGTCTATTGA
- a CDS encoding PEP-CTERM sorting domain-containing protein encodes MHKSTILLHICLSALLVMALHSPAFAYIYIEYNEVYTGDTPGGDAPWLKALFEDAGENIFYNGDFNFSSGVLLTLFTDNLVAEEFVSDWYFTFNPDKNVEDLVFTYISGVEPNVKKNVDWTDADGFTTTGAAIPLEINVPFLNGDSDRFDAGLICQIWITGIDDLTSEDFHFLIDAKDEEFISVAHIQGIDISEDGAEANSEGSAWVKGYDPPLPTPEPSTWLLLGVGLALLPLARRRRR; translated from the coding sequence ATGCATAAATCAACCATACTGCTCCATATCTGTCTGTCCGCGTTGCTGGTAATGGCCCTCCATTCACCGGCGTTCGCCTATATTTATATCGAATACAACGAAGTCTATACAGGCGATACTCCCGGCGGCGATGCCCCGTGGCTTAAGGCCCTGTTCGAAGACGCGGGAGAAAACATCTTCTATAACGGGGACTTCAACTTCAGCTCCGGGGTGCTCCTGACGCTTTTCACGGACAATCTGGTGGCTGAAGAGTTCGTTTCCGACTGGTATTTCACCTTCAATCCGGACAAGAACGTCGAAGATCTGGTCTTTACCTATATCTCCGGCGTGGAGCCCAACGTCAAAAAGAACGTCGATTGGACTGACGCGGACGGCTTCACCACCACGGGTGCCGCCATCCCGCTGGAAATCAATGTCCCGTTCCTGAACGGCGACAGTGACCGTTTCGACGCCGGTCTCATCTGCCAGATCTGGATAACCGGCATTGACGACCTGACCTCCGAGGATTTCCATTTCCTCATTGATGCCAAGGATGAAGAGTTCATTTCCGTGGCTCACATTCAGGGTATCGACATCTCGGAAGACGGCGCCGAGGCGAACTCTGAAGGCAGCGCTTGGGTCAAGGGTTACGACCCGCCGCTCCCGACCCCCGAACCTTCTACCTGGCTCCTTCTGGGCGTTGGGTTGGCACTCCTGCCATTGGCTCGTAGAAGACGCCGCTAG
- a CDS encoding phospholipase D-like domain-containing protein yields MGCRIGNLEMYLGPRECGGPDDLKQVIIDFVNGAVKTLEIAVQELDCMEIAHAVVRARQRGVRVQVVLEGDYLCFGTPKGEPFTPTPRGKLEPNLEIMSAMLRAGIDVKSDYNGAIFHQKFVVRDRESLLTGSTNFTDTGVGTNLNHIVVIHDRKVAGEYAREFREIRRGRFGKWSEHDTAPSTVEVSGIPVKVLFAPDHNPEMEIMKQMMRAEKSIHFAIFTFARSSGIDDTMIKLARVGVRIVGAMDGTMASQSWAPKDTVKAAGAELFTIPKGQGVRKLHHKIMVIDERIVIAGSFNYTRPATLLNDENILVMGHPEEGDAYKQYRLASEVLREIKRITDTFGKPV; encoded by the coding sequence ATGGGATGCAGGATCGGCAATCTGGAAATGTACCTTGGGCCTCGCGAATGCGGCGGCCCTGACGATCTCAAGCAAGTGATCATCGATTTCGTGAATGGGGCGGTCAAGACCCTGGAGATCGCGGTTCAGGAACTGGATTGCATGGAGATCGCCCATGCCGTTGTCCGCGCCCGGCAGCGGGGCGTACGGGTTCAGGTTGTGCTTGAGGGTGACTATCTCTGTTTCGGCACGCCCAAGGGCGAGCCCTTCACCCCCACTCCCAGGGGCAAGCTGGAGCCCAACCTGGAGATCATGAGCGCCATGCTCAGGGCCGGGATAGACGTCAAGTCCGATTACAACGGAGCTATCTTCCATCAGAAATTCGTCGTTCGTGACCGGGAGTCCCTGCTGACGGGTTCGACCAATTTCACGGACACCGGGGTCGGTACCAACCTCAACCACATTGTGGTCATTCATGACCGCAAGGTGGCCGGCGAGTATGCCCGCGAGTTTCGTGAAATACGGAGGGGGCGTTTCGGCAAGTGGAGCGAGCATGACACGGCTCCGTCCACGGTGGAGGTCTCCGGCATCCCGGTCAAGGTGCTCTTCGCCCCGGATCACAACCCGGAGATGGAGATCATGAAGCAGATGATGCGCGCCGAGAAGAGCATTCACTTCGCCATCTTCACCTTTGCCCGCTCTTCGGGCATCGACGACACCATGATCAAGCTGGCACGGGTGGGCGTCAGGATCGTCGGCGCCATGGACGGGACCATGGCCTCCCAGTCCTGGGCCCCCAAGGATACGGTCAAGGCGGCCGGGGCCGAGCTGTTCACCATTCCCAAAGGGCAGGGCGTGCGCAAGCTGCACCACAAGATCATGGTCATCGACGAGCGCATCGTCATTGCGGGAAGTTTCAACTACACCAGGCCCGCCACGTTGCTCAATGACGAGAATATCCTGGTCATGGGCCACCCGGAGGAAGGGGACGCCTACAAGCAGTACCGGCTGGCGTCCGAGGTGTTGCGCGAGATCAAGCGGATAACCGACACCTTCGGCAAGCCCGTTTAG
- a CDS encoding nucleotide pyrophosphohydrolase, translating into MHDSLKELTKRHRVFVEERNWQQHQSPKNLIMALTGEVGELTELFQWLTPEESWKVEGERRQAVAEEMSDVLLYLVRIADELDIDLVAAAHEKCEKNDRNYPREEFLDGKRRPHEYKETTSR; encoded by the coding sequence ATGCATGACTCTCTGAAAGAACTCACCAAGCGGCACCGTGTCTTTGTCGAGGAACGAAACTGGCAGCAACATCAATCGCCCAAGAACCTGATCATGGCCCTGACCGGCGAGGTCGGAGAGCTCACTGAACTCTTCCAGTGGCTCACGCCGGAGGAGAGCTGGAAAGTCGAGGGTGAGCGCAGGCAGGCCGTGGCCGAAGAGATGTCGGACGTACTGCTCTATCTCGTGCGCATCGCCGACGAACTCGACATCGACCTGGTTGCGGCGGCCCATGAGAAATGCGAAAAGAACGACCGCAACTACCCTAGGGAAGAATTTCTGGACGGCAAACGCCGTCCGCACGAATACAAGGAAACCACAAGCAGGTAA
- the dnaE gene encoding DNA polymerase III subunit alpha, with amino-acid sequence MAEFVHLHVHTEYSLLDGAIRIKDLLSRAKDLGMPAVAITDHGSMYGAVAFYMAAMDMGIKPIIGCEVYVAPGDVDEEDAHLKKNKPGGYHLVLLAKNQRGYKNLIKIVSGGYLDGFYYKPRTCKNELKKHSEGLIALSACLAGEVPRKLMNEGLDEGVAMAREYEAIFPGNFYLELQDNGIGKQTRLNDLLIQCAEKTGLPLVATNDCHYLTAEDYEAHDTLLCIQTQTTVDAEKRFRMDTRELYFKTPEEMEQAFAHVPEAIANTQRIAERCNLEIELGNYYFPEYELSADVSNLDEEFIKLCRAGLKKRLETITYEVDEQKYWDRLDYELGVITEMGFPAYFLIVQDFINWAKDNRIPVGPGRGSAAGSIVAWSLKITNLDPIPYDLLFERFLNVERVSMPDIDVDFCERRRLEVVKYCAQKYGHDRVAQITTFGTMKTKAVIKDVGRALGMTFGETDRIAKLIPDDPGVMAKLLGVEKAKINVPNAVKGVVELGDMVATDPKVEKLIDISTRLEGLCRHASTHAAGVVISDKPMTEYLPLYKGKKEEIVTQFDMKKVEKVGLIKFDFLGLRTMTVIEDCLDIIREQGKDAPNLDTLHLDDPDTFAIFAKGDTDGVFQVESSGMRKYLRMLRPDCFEDIVAMLALYRPGPLGMIGAHGVSMVDEFIMRKHGDIDVTYPHPSLEDTLKPTYGVMVYQEQVMATAMTIANYSLGEGDLLRRAMGKKIAEEMAKQRSRFLEGARENKIPEKTANEIFDTMEKFAAYGFNKSHSAAYALISYHTAYLKAHFPVEFMAALMSSEMNNTEKIIMYINACRDMDIAVRQPNINAGMARFSVREGEILFAMAAIKNVGEEAINEIVVERNEGGTFKDIFDFCERVNLRRVTKRVLESLIKAGALDCFDCPRAALMEDLEKAVALGQKKAKEKESGMLNMLDMLGGDGGSKSEAITPTCSSCEEYDDKEKLQLEKEVLGFFLSGHPLLAYRQDMARLRTSTLDECKSIPNGTEVRVAVIIPDFKQILTRKGDPMAFCTAEDLTTSGEITMLPNVWEEAREKVEADRPLFVQGRIDLREEPGQEEAPKTAKILAEKVLFLADAAHGSDKPVPLWIGEKHATDEHLDALKVILKRYPGTTAVNLGVITRESVVNLKLGNGWQVIPSREFWKDVEKWQNGDALRHLAAPK; translated from the coding sequence GTGGCCGAATTCGTTCATCTTCACGTCCATACCGAGTACAGTCTGCTCGACGGCGCCATTCGCATCAAGGACCTGCTCTCCAGGGCCAAGGACCTGGGCATGCCAGCCGTGGCCATAACCGACCACGGGTCCATGTACGGGGCCGTGGCCTTCTACATGGCGGCCATGGATATGGGCATCAAGCCGATCATCGGTTGCGAGGTGTACGTGGCCCCCGGCGATGTGGACGAGGAAGACGCGCATCTCAAAAAGAACAAGCCCGGCGGCTATCACCTGGTGCTTCTGGCCAAGAACCAGCGCGGCTACAAGAACCTGATCAAGATCGTGTCCGGCGGCTACCTGGACGGCTTCTACTACAAGCCGCGCACCTGCAAGAACGAGCTGAAGAAGCACTCGGAGGGGCTCATCGCCCTGTCCGCCTGCCTGGCGGGCGAGGTGCCGCGCAAGCTGATGAACGAAGGGCTGGACGAAGGCGTGGCCATGGCCAGGGAGTACGAGGCCATCTTCCCCGGCAACTTCTACCTGGAGCTTCAGGACAACGGCATCGGCAAGCAGACGCGCCTGAACGATCTGCTCATCCAGTGCGCGGAAAAGACCGGCCTGCCCCTGGTGGCCACCAACGACTGCCACTACCTGACCGCCGAGGACTACGAGGCACACGACACCCTGCTCTGCATCCAGACCCAGACCACGGTGGACGCGGAAAAACGGTTCCGCATGGACACCAGGGAACTCTATTTCAAGACTCCCGAGGAGATGGAGCAGGCCTTCGCCCACGTGCCCGAGGCCATCGCCAACACCCAGCGCATCGCCGAGCGGTGCAACCTGGAGATCGAGCTCGGCAACTACTATTTCCCCGAGTATGAGCTCTCCGCCGACGTCTCCAACCTGGACGAGGAGTTCATCAAGCTCTGCCGCGCGGGCCTCAAGAAGCGGCTGGAGACCATCACCTACGAGGTGGACGAGCAGAAATACTGGGACCGCCTGGACTACGAACTGGGCGTCATCACCGAGATGGGCTTCCCGGCCTACTTCCTCATCGTCCAGGACTTCATCAACTGGGCCAAGGACAACCGCATCCCGGTGGGTCCGGGCCGCGGCTCGGCGGCAGGTTCCATCGTGGCCTGGTCCCTCAAGATCACCAACCTCGACCCCATCCCCTACGACCTGCTCTTCGAGCGCTTCCTCAACGTGGAGCGCGTGTCCATGCCGGATATCGACGTGGACTTCTGCGAACGGCGGCGGCTGGAGGTGGTCAAGTACTGCGCCCAGAAGTACGGCCACGACCGGGTAGCGCAGATCACCACCTTCGGGACCATGAAGACCAAGGCGGTCATCAAGGACGTGGGCCGCGCCCTGGGCATGACCTTCGGCGAGACAGACCGCATCGCCAAGCTCATCCCGGACGACCCTGGGGTCATGGCCAAGCTGCTGGGCGTGGAGAAGGCCAAGATCAACGTGCCCAACGCGGTCAAGGGCGTGGTCGAGCTGGGCGACATGGTCGCCACCGACCCCAAGGTCGAAAAGCTCATCGATATTTCAACGAGGCTGGAGGGGCTCTGCCGCCACGCCTCCACCCACGCGGCGGGCGTCGTCATCTCGGACAAGCCCATGACCGAGTATCTGCCGCTCTACAAGGGCAAAAAAGAGGAAATCGTCACCCAGTTCGACATGAAGAAGGTCGAAAAGGTCGGACTGATCAAGTTCGACTTCCTGGGGCTGCGAACCATGACGGTCATCGAGGACTGCCTGGACATCATCCGCGAGCAGGGCAAGGACGCCCCGAACCTGGACACCCTCCACCTGGACGACCCGGACACCTTCGCCATCTTCGCCAAGGGCGACACCGACGGCGTGTTCCAGGTCGAGTCCTCGGGCATGCGCAAGTATCTCCGCATGCTCCGCCCGGACTGCTTCGAGGACATCGTGGCCATGCTCGCCCTCTACCGTCCGGGCCCCCTGGGCATGATCGGCGCCCACGGCGTAAGCATGGTGGACGAGTTCATCATGCGCAAGCACGGCGACATCGACGTGACCTACCCGCACCCCTCGCTGGAGGACACCCTCAAGCCCACCTACGGCGTCATGGTCTATCAGGAGCAGGTCATGGCAACGGCCATGACCATCGCCAACTACTCCCTGGGCGAGGGCGACCTGCTCCGCCGCGCCATGGGTAAGAAGATCGCCGAGGAGATGGCCAAGCAGCGCTCCCGGTTCCTCGAGGGCGCACGGGAAAACAAGATCCCCGAGAAGACCGCCAACGAAATCTTCGACACCATGGAGAAGTTCGCGGCATACGGCTTCAACAAGTCGCACTCGGCCGCCTATGCGCTCATCTCCTACCACACCGCCTACCTCAAGGCCCACTTCCCGGTGGAGTTCATGGCCGCCCTGATGTCCTCGGAAATGAACAACACCGAGAAGATCATCATGTACATCAACGCCTGCCGCGACATGGACATCGCGGTCCGGCAGCCGAACATCAACGCGGGCATGGCGCGTTTCTCGGTGCGGGAGGGCGAAATCCTCTTCGCCATGGCCGCCATCAAGAACGTGGGCGAAGAGGCCATCAACGAGATCGTGGTCGAGCGCAACGAGGGCGGCACCTTCAAGGATATTTTCGACTTCTGCGAGCGTGTCAACCTCAGGCGGGTGACCAAGCGCGTGCTCGAATCGCTGATCAAGGCCGGAGCCCTTGACTGCTTCGACTGCCCACGCGCAGCCCTGATGGAGGACCTGGAAAAAGCGGTGGCCCTAGGCCAGAAAAAGGCCAAGGAAAAGGAGTCCGGCATGCTCAACATGCTGGACATGCTCGGCGGCGACGGCGGGAGCAAGTCCGAGGCGATCACGCCCACCTGCTCCTCCTGCGAAGAGTATGACGACAAGGAAAAGCTCCAGTTGGAGAAGGAGGTCCTCGGCTTCTTCCTGTCCGGGCACCCCCTGCTGGCCTACCGCCAGGACATGGCACGGCTGCGCACCTCCACCCTGGACGAGTGCAAGTCCATACCCAACGGCACCGAGGTCCGCGTGGCCGTAATCATCCCGGACTTCAAGCAAATTCTGACCAGAAAGGGCGACCCCATGGCCTTCTGCACTGCAGAGGACCTGACGACCTCGGGCGAGATCACCATGCTGCCCAACGTCTGGGAGGAGGCCCGGGAGAAGGTCGAGGCGGATCGCCCGTTGTTCGTGCAGGGACGCATTGACCTGCGAGAGGAGCCGGGCCAGGAGGAAGCACCCAAGACGGCCAAGATCCTGGCGGAAAAAGTCCTGTTCCTGGCCGACGCGGCCCACGGGTCGGACAAGCCGGTCCCCCTGTGGATTGGCGAAAAACACGCCACAGACGAGCACCTTGATGCGCTCAAGGTCATCCTCAAGCGCTACCCCGGCACCACTGCCGTGAACCTCGGCGTGATCACCAGGGAATCGGTGGTCAACCTCAAACTGGGCAACGGCTGGCAGGTCATTCCCAGCCGGGAGTTCTGGAAAGACGTGGAAAAGTGGCAAAACGGAGACGCCCTGCGCCACTTGGCCGCCCCAAAATAG